A stretch of DNA from Paenibacillus sp. FSL W8-0186:
AGGCGATGATTGAATTCGCCCGTCGTACAAAGCTTCGCCTGATTCAGCTTCGCAACCTTAATATTGACCCAGAGAGTTATTTGCAGCTTATTCCTCCAGCAAAAGGGGATATATTCGGCATGAAGCAGGCGATTGAAATATTTCAGCAAGAGCTGCCGGATGTAGTCATCGGTTCTTATACCCATGTACCCCCTGCTGAATTAGCACGAGTAAAAGTACGGGGATAAACCTCATATATTCCAATTGCGCGACAAAACATGGCGTGATATAATCACGTTATGTGTCATTATAACTCTGTGCACGCTTGAGGCCCAGGGCGGAAAGAAGGTGAAGTCATGAACGAAGCTATTCAACCTAAATATCACGTGACAACGGTAACTTGCGCTTGCGGAAATACCTTTGAGACAGGTTCTGTGAAACAAGACCTGCGCGTTGAGATTTGCTCCAACTGCCATCCATTCTTCACAGGTAAACAGAAATTCGTGGATGCTGGTGGACGTGTTGATAAATTTAAGAAGAAATACGGCATCTAATCTACGTTTGATAGAGACATGCTGCGTTTGCGGCATCGTGAAATACATGGAAAATCCCCTGCCTGATGGCAGGGGATTTGTTGTCGTTACCGTTTTATTTTTTGAATTCGATACTTTGTTGCATTTGTGTCCACTCGTCGCTGCTAACTAACCCGAGTCTCCATATCGCTATGCCTTTGAGGTTGTAACGCTTTGCTAAGCCGATCAGCGTGTTCACTGAATGGGTATTCTCGCTGTTAAGGTTCAGACCAAGGACCAGCTTGTCCTTCTTCGTCTCCTTCAGGGCAAGGCGAATCGCTTCATCCACTTTATCAGCAGGCTCGGGCTGCCCTGTTCCGCCGCTGCTGCGGTAATCATAGGCCATGATGATGATTTCGTCGGCAATTTGGCCGAGCGCTTTGTAGTCATAGCCTTGATACGAGGAGTTCAGCGGATGGAGCGCA
This window harbors:
- the rpmE gene encoding 50S ribosomal protein L31, with translation MNEAIQPKYHVTTVTCACGNTFETGSVKQDLRVEICSNCHPFFTGKQKFVDAGGRVDKFKKKYGI